The genomic window GAAGCTCGCTTTCAAACGTTCATGAATCATAGTCCCGCCGTTGCCTGGATTACCAATGAACATGGTCAGATAGTCTATTTGAGCCAAACTTATTTCCGCACCCTGCAACTTCCCGGTGAAACACCAGAGGATGTGATTGGCAAGACAGCTTTTGATATCTATCCGGCGGAAATTGCCCAGCAGATTGTGAATAATATTCGCCATGTGGTACAGACTCAGCAAATCCAGGAAACTATCGAACAAGCCCCCAAGCGAGACGGCACACTGGGCGATTTCTTAGTCTATAAATTCCCTCTACCGCGAACGACTGGAGAATCACTAGTTGGTGGCGTTGCCGTTGATATTACCGATAAAATTCGTGCAGAACAGGCATTACAACAACTCAATCAAGAACTCGAAACCAGAGTTGCAGAACGCACAGCCGCTTTACAAGAAAGTGAAGAACGCTGGCATTTGGCAGTGCGAGGCAGTAATGATGGGATTTGGGACAATAACATCAAAACGAATGAAATTTTCTTCTCGACTCGTTGGGAAGAAATGCTGGGCTTCACTAGTTATGAACTTAGTCGCAGTCGAGAAGGATGGTCAAGCCGCATTCATCCTGAAGATCATGATCGCATCATCAAGGTGATCGCTGACCATTTAGCCCACAAGACACCATTTTTCCAAGAAGAATACCGGGTACAATGCAAAGATGGCTCTTATATATGGGTATTAGATCGGGGTCAGGCATTGTGGGACGAAGCAGGCAATGCCATTCGCATGAGTGGCTCGTCTACAGATATTACCAGACGCAAACAGGCTGAAGCCGAGTTGTTGGAAGTTTCTCGATTGCAACAAGCAATTTTGGAATGTACTGATTATGCGATTATTTCCCTCAATTCCCAGGGTATTATCCAAAGCTTTAATATTGCTGCTCAACGAATGCTGGGTTATACCGCAGATGAAGTGATTGGTCGGGTAACGCCTGAAATATTTCACGACCCAAAAGAACTGAAGCAAGAAGCAGAGAGACTCTCACAAAAATTGGGCAGGGAAATTCCACCGGGGGTAGAATTTTTTCAAATCGTCGCCCAAATAGAAAGCAGTTATGAGCAGGAATGGACTTACATCCGTCAAGACGGTTCGCGTTTTCCCGTATTGCTCTCGATAAAAGTCCTGTACAACTTAGAAGGAGAGACAATTGGATGTTTGGGGACTGCCAAAGATATCACCCAGCAAAAACATCTAGAAAGTCAATTACGCAAGAATACAGCCAACCTCGCCACCGCTCAACGAATTGCTGATATGGGTAGTTGGGAATTTGACTTGCAAACCCAAAAGATTATTTGGTCAGAAGAGGTCTTTCGTATCTTTGGATATGATCCAGCATCTGGTACACCCAGCTATGAAGAATTACTCCAGTCCACCCATCCAGACGATCGCGACAATTTTAATTTTACTGTCCAGCAAACGATTATCAATGGACAGCCTTACCAAATAGAGTCCCGATTTACTCGCGCCGATGGAAGTTTACTCCATGTACTAGCACGAGGCGAAGCGATCTTGAATGCAAATGGCGAACCCATGCGGTTGTTCGGCATTGTCCAGGATATTACTGCAAGCAAACAAGTAGAAGAAGCCCTGCGCCAGAGTGAACACCGCTATGCCACCTTAGCAGAAGCATCTCCAGTAGCTATTCTTCGGTTTGATACGGCTGGTAATTGCATCTATGTCAACGAGCGTTGGTCAGAAATGACAGGTAGACCCACACACACAGCATTAGAAAAGGGCTGGATGGAGGTTTTACACCCAGAAGATCGTGATCATTTGGTATTCTTATTTTGTTGTTTGCAATTTACCCAGTGGATAGAGAGCTTGCAGCTAAAAGATGACTCTCGTCTGCTTGTGGAATGGTCTAGATTATTTAAGCAAGGCGGATTTTTTCGCAGCGAAGGCAGATTGGTAAATTCAGATGGAAGCATTATCTGGGTTTACTGTCAAGCACTACCTGAAACCAACCCCAGTGGTAATATTATCGGTCATGTCGGAACTCTGACAGATATTAGCGATCGCAAACAATTTGAGTTAGAAGTTATTCAAAATCGAGATTTGCGAGAAGCCATCTTTAACGAATCCGCCGATGCGATTTTCTTAGTAGACACCGATACCCAATTAATTTTTGACTGTAATCGTCGCGCAGTTGAGTTATTTGAAGCCTCAAGCAAAGAGGAATTAATCAATATTGATGGTCATACGCTGCAACGTCACCAATTTACCCCCCAGGAATTAGGAGAAATTACAGAGCAATTGGAGCAAAAATCTTTTTGGAGTCAGGAAATTGAATATGTGACCAGTAAAGGTAATCTCTTTTGGGGTAATTTAGCCGCTAAACAAATTACCGTAGCTGGGAAGGTCATTAACTTGGTGCGAGTGAGCGATATCAGCGATCGCAAGAAAACGATAGAACAGATTCAGCGATCGCTAGAAGAGAAAGACACATTACTCAAAGAAATTCACCATCGAGTTAAAAACAACCTGCAAATTATCTCCAGCTTACTGAGAATGCAAACTAGACGAACTGGGGATGAAACAACCTTGATGCTATTTCAAGAGTCCCAAAATCGTGTCCAATCGATGGCTTTGATTCATGAACAACTGTATCAATCGGCAGATATTTGTCAAATTGACTTTGGTGACTACATCCGCAGTCTGACAGATAATTTGTTTCGTAGCTACGGAGTCAGTCAAAGAAAGATTACCCTCAATGTAGAAACAAATGGCATCAAATTGACTCTTGATAATGCTATTCCCTGCGGATTGATGATTAACGAATTAGTTTCTAATTGCCTGAAATATGCTTTTCCCGAACAACAGCAGGGAAATATTACGATTTGTTTGGAAGCAGTCCCAGAAAATCAAATAATTTTGATTGTTAAAGATAATGGCGTTGGTATTCCCGAAACATTCGATTGGCAAAATAGCAACACTTTAGGCTTGAGGATTGTGAGAAATCTGACGAGACAGTTAAAAGGTAATATGATTTTAAAGCGCGATCGCGGTACGAGTTTTTATATTTACTTTGCCCAGTAATGGGGATACCAGAATTAACTGCACAAAAAACCCCACCCCGCCAAAACTACGTTTTGTCTCCCCTCCCCGCTTGCGGGGAGGGGATTAAGGGGTGGGGTAAAAAGTAGCTGGGATAAGCGTTATAAATCCTAAAACAACTAACCTGCACGCTGCTCTGTTAGCACTTGATAAGCATAATTGAAATCATCGGTACTAATCTTGATTTCCGTGGGGTCTGTCAGACCTTCCGAGCGAAAACGGCGGATAGCTTCTACAGCAGCTTGATTGCTGAGTAAAGTTAAATCTGCACCATTCCAGTCCTTGGTCATCTCTGCCCAATATGGCAAATCCACATCTTGCAGTGGTCGTCCTTGACAATGGACTTCCAGAATCGCCAACCGACTAGCTAAATCAGGTAAATCTACCTTCATCTGTAAATCTAAGCGTCCAGCGCGTAATAAAGCTGGGTCAAGGGCATCAGGTCGATTGGTCGCCCCAATCACTAAAATAGTGCTACCTACCTCTATCCCGTCTAACTCCGTGAGTAATTGTCCGACGACGCGATCGTTTACTCCCGAATCACCACTGAAACTGCCTCGTGCTGGGGCTAAGGTATCAATTTCATCAATAAATACTACGCAAGGTTCGGCTTGACGCGCCTTCGCAAATAATTCGCGCACCGCCTGTTCACTCGCACCTACCCAACGGCTGAGTAATTCCGGGCCGTTCACACCAATAAAATTAGCTCTAGCTTGGGACGCAACGGCTTTGGCTAGTAAAGTTTTGCCTGTTCCTGGAGGCCCCCACAACAAGATACCCTTGGGTGCAAGGGCTTTAGTTTGCAGGTAAAGTTCTGGATACAGTAACGCCCCTTCGACTGATTCCCGTAGGGTTTGCTTAATGTTATCCAAACCGCCAATGTCTTCCCAGGCGATGTGGGGAACTTCTACTTCCACACTCCGCAAGACGGCTGGTTTGATTTCCTTGAGTGCTTGTAAAAAGTCAGCTTGGCTAACGGTCATATTCTCTGGAATGTCTCCTTCAATCGAAGGAATTTGACGGCGGAGGGCAGTGTAGGCAGCCTTTTGACAGACAGCTTTCAAGTCAGCCCCTACAAATCCTACCGCCCGTTCTGCGATCGCATCCAGATCAACAGTCTCTTCCAAAGGCATAGCACGACTGAGAATTTGCAGAATTTCTCTGCGTCCTTTCACATCTGGGACACGAAACTGCACTTCCCGGTCAAACCTTCCCGGACGACGCAAAGCTGGGTCAAGATGTTCGGGACGGTTCGTAGCAGCCAGCACAATCACACCTTGACTGTGAGAGAAACCGTCCATCAAGCTCAATAGTTGGGCTACCAGGCGTTTTTCTACTTCGCCTTCCACCGCACTCCGGTCTGGGGCTAAACTATCAATTTCATCAATAAAGATAATACAGGGAGCATTCTTAGCGGCTTTCTCAAAAATACCCCGCAGTCTTTGTTCCGCTTCCCCGTAATATTTGCTGATGACTTCTGGCCCTACCAAGGCAATGTAATTAACGCCGAGTTCTTCAGCTAAAGCCCGCGCTGTTAGGGTTTTACCAGTTCCAGGAGGGCCAACTAACAGTACACCCCTTGTAGCTTCCAGTCCCAATTTCGCCAGCAAATCAGGACGTTTTAAGGGGATAGCAATCAGTTCTTTCAGTTCTTTAAGAATTTCACCCAGTCCCCCGACATCTTTTAAAGCATCACCAGAGGGGGAATCAGGTGGTGGCACAACCTCAGCATCTCCCCCACCACCACCACCATTAGGATTAGGAGCAGGTTGAGTGCGGATACGGCTTGTACCAATATCGTTACCCATATTATTAGGACGTGGTATTCCCCTACTACGAGGAATACCACTCATTGGACGCGAGTTAATCTGCACATCCGTCTTAATTTCGCCTTTCTCAATCTTATCCTCTAAAGTTTTCACTAATTCTAATAATTGCTCAAATCCCTTGAATAATTCACTCATACAATTACTCCAAAAATATTACTTTTCTTTTGTGGTATGGCGTTTCCTAATCAAATGAGGTATATCATAGCCCCCTCCTTGCCTGCGGGGAGGGGGTTGGGGGTGGGGTTCTTGTACCTCACTAAAGCGAGAACCGCTATATTCATCGTTTATTTGCAGTTAATTCCTCAACTTCAAATAAAAGATTCGCTGCCCCTTGAATCCGCGCGATCGGTTCAACAGATCGCGGTAATCCGGGTAAGCGAATAATTGTTTGTTCTGGAAATAAACTGCCATCAATTTCTACCTCTTGACTGTAGCGATTCTGCACCACATAACGCTGACTAACACCCATTTTCTTCAGGGATTCTGTTAAACGTATGTGTTCAGATATAATTGCCGCTTCCGACTGAATGACACCAATAAATTGAGTATGTTGGGGATTTTTTAGTTTCTTTTGTGCTTGTACAACTTGTTGGCGTAAGTGGCGCAATCGCCCAATAAAATCAACTCTACCCAAAACATCTTGATATTTGATCCACAGCTTAAATATCCAAGATAACCAATCCCCTAAAGCCGATGGCATCTCTAAAAAACTCAGCAGATGACCCGTTGGGGCTGTATCTAAAATAATTAAATCTTGCTGGTTACTATCTAACAAATCCATCACAGTCACCAGGGATAACATCTCATCAATTCCCGGTAAAGCCTGAGACATAATTTGCCGCCACGCCTCTGGAACGTAGGCAACATTTACTGTTGTCTCTGTTTGCGAACCTTCACCGCTAATCATATCTGCTAATTCCCAGAGATAATCTGAGCGGAATTGTTCTAAAACTCTATTAGCATCAATTTCTTGTCCACTCAAATTAGATGCTAGAGACGTAGGTTCATGACCAAACTCTTTACCAAAAGCATCGCCTAGAGAGTGGGCTGGATCTATTGAAATTACTCGGATTCTTTTCTGGGGATGTTGTTGAGCAGAAGCCCAAGCGATCGCAGCTGCTACTGTTGTTTTTCCTACCCCTCCTTTACCCCCAACAATGATTAATTGACATCCTTCATTTAAAAAATCATTGAAGCTAGGTAAAACTTTATTCGGCCATTGAATCGTCGGTGGTGGAGCAAGTTCTACACTCTCAATTTTTTGAATTTGGGATGCTAAAGCATCTAAAGATACCCCACCCAAGGGTTCTACTCTCTGTTGAGGAACGATGAAAACAGGTTGGTTAGGTACAAGTTCTAAATATTTTTTGATGAGATTTTGCTGTTCAGCATAACGGTCTAGTTCTATATCTGCATTTGTCAACACTCGATTGATAAATAAACCAGCATAAGGAACTTCTAGGGTTTCTAAACTATTAATAAACCGTTCAGTTTCTAAGAAACACATAGGTTCAGAAATACCGACCACTAAGCAACCGGTAAAGGTTTCATCTTGCAGTAAACGCCTACCTTCTGCTAGTTGGGTTTTCATTTCTACCAAAAAGTTATCGACTTCATCAGCCGTATAACTACCTCTAAAAGTTTTGGTGATGACCCGGTGCTTTTCTTGGAACAATTCTAAGGAATTTAAAATAACATCTAAGAAATCTTTTAAGCGCAATAAATTTAATGTATGCCCAGAAGGGGCCATGTCTACAACTACACGATCTACCTCTTTTTCAGCTAGCAGGCGTTGAATTTCTAGCAACCCCATTAATTCATTTAAGCCAGGCCAGTCTAAATCCCAAACTGGTGCTAAATCGTCTCCATCTGCTAAACTACCTCGCTCAACCAGTAATTCTAAAAAGTAGCTATATTTAGCTTTAAATTCCAACAACAGCTTTTGAGCATCCAATGCTTGAATGCTCAAATTAGGTAAATCAGCTAATGGTGAGGGAATATCATTAACTTCTGAGAGCAATACATCTCCTAAAGAATGAGCCGGGTCTGTAGAAATTAACCGAATCTTTTCTTGAGGAAATCTTCTAGCCCAATCACGAGCGAAACTGCAAGAGATGGTAGTTTTTCCAACCCCACCTTTGCCGCTAAACATAACTAGATTTAGTGAATCGTAGTGGTTCATAATAAACTTAATAATTAAATAAAGTGATAAGGGGGAAGAGATTCACCCAAAATTAAATTCCAATGTGGGCAATATTGTTGCCAAGATAAAACCTGTTCTAAAAGTAAGGCTTTATCATAACGACTGACTAAAAGATAAATCCTTAATTCTTCTGCCTGTTGTTGAAATATCACAGATGATTGATAAATTTCTGTGATGAGATTAATTAGGCTATCTTTTTCCTCATTTTGGGCAATACTAAAGCTTTTTTGAGTTTCATAGTGTTGTTTTTTCGCTAAAAAATAATCTCTACCGCTTCCTACAGATACCTTTGCTGGCTCTGCGAAAACTTGGGGAATGAGTTTTAAAGTATATTCATTTTTATCTTGAATATCTTCTAGTTTTTCTAGATATTCTTGAGCATGAGCCTCTAGATGATTGAGCAAGGTTTCATGGGAAGTAAAATTAGTGCCGAAACGCAAAGGTAAAATTGTAGTTTGGCGAAATAGTTCACAAACAACGCGATCGTGATTTAACACCATTTTGATGACTTGATCATCATTATTTTGGTATGACTCTAAAGATATTTCCGGTTCAACAACGGCTGAGATATTCGTACCATTAATCAACATGACCTGACTAATATTACCCTGGGGCAAGTTTAAAGGAAAGTCAGGATTTTTGATAAAAGCGTAAGTGTAAAAATTCTGCGATCGCATCATGTTAACCTAACAAAAATATTTAAAATTTTAACCTCTAATAATCAGAATATATATCTTGACATAAAACTCAAAAATGGTCTGATTTTAGTTAAGGTATTTACATTACAAAAAACTTAGTTATAATGCTATCAATTATCCAGGTATTTCTAATGAAGAAAGTACGTAATCGCGGAGCAATCAGACCTAAAATTACTACAATGCCTCGGAGTAAATCTGAGTCTTCCCATCAATTAGAGCTTTATAAATTAGTTACAGAACAGCAACGAATTAAGCAAGAGTTGGAGTTTATTGAGCAACGTTCCGTGCTACTAAAACAACGCTTAATTACACTCAAAACCCAGATAGAAGATACGGAAAAAAATATTCGTTTTTTACGTACTTCCGAGTCAGGAGTGCCTATTGTAGCTCAGACCAAAAAAGTATTTGAACCCAACACTTACCAAGCTTTTGATATTGAATACTAAGCTTTTAAGATTAGCTTAATCAACCAATATAACAACAACTATTAAACTATTAACCCGCAAATGCGGGTTTTAAATTGTTTAATTTCACTGTCAACTAGAAGTAAGTTTGTAGTAAGGACTTTAGTCCTGATTATCTCGTCTATAAGCAATAAACCTCTTGCATAAATGCTGAAGCTGTCATGTTGAGCAAAGCAAAACATCTCAAAGATTATACATTTCATTCAGAATGACACATCTCATTTTCGGACTTTTGCAAGAGGTCTAAGAAATCACCTTAAGGTGATAAGACCAGATTTTCATTATCCTCATATTCTGCTCTAAACTGGGGTTGCTCTTGGTAAATGTCATTCACTTCAGATTCTGCTATAAACAGAGGTTGCATAACAAAATCATCATCATCTTCTTCTTGTTCTGCTTCCAATTCCGCCTCCAGACGCAATTCCTCTTCCAAAGCTTGAATTTTCAAAAGAAGTTCTTCTTCTTGCTCATCAAATTCATCTTCAGAAATTTCGCCCATATCAAATGATAATTGCAGGCTTAATAACTGTTTATTGAGATTTTCTTGAGCATCAAATTCAGTATTAGTCCTCTCTTGAATTTGTTCTCCAATCCACATCAGTCCATTAATTGGCCCCATCACTGGAAGTAGTAATATTTTTCCAAGCATAATTATCAACTCCTATTCAGAAATTTGAGCAAATGTATAAGGTGCAGTAAAGTTGTTGTAGCGAATGCGTAAGCGTTCAGCAAAGTTTTGGTCAATTGCTTCGACTCGTTCACTAAATAGAGATTCGTTTTCCCAAGGAATCAGAAAAGCAGCATTGTAAATCATGTCTTCTGTCATCGGGTCACTTTCTATCACCTCACTTGCTAGAGGTTTTAGCTCATTAAAGAAGGCTTGAATTACAGAGTCCTTGCGAGCCGCTAAATTACTTTCAATTAATTGACCAATGTGAATTATCTCCTCCATGCTTAATGTCTTACCTTCCATTTGGTCACGCTGCTGCTTCAAGCCTGGATTAGACTCCATCATTGCTTGTAATTCAGCCTTGGTATCCCAAAAAATCTTGACGCTCACTTCTCGCGTTCCGTTCAATTTTTGAAATAACTCTTGCAATTTATCCTTATATGGTTGGATAAGTTGTGTAATTACTGCGTCCCAATTTTTTACAACCAATCCAAACCGCAAAGGGAGAAGAGTTCTGAAACCTTCTTGCATTGCTTCTTCTAGGACTTTTTCATGACTGATTAAATTCCGACGAGATGCTAAGTATTTTTCTTTTTTTGCCTCTGAATATAAAAAAGTAAATCCATCAATGACCTGACTATAAACAGGTTGAGCATCCAATCCTTGAATAGCAAGTTCTTCAGGGATTGAATCAGGAAAAATGCCGTATAGATAAAAACCGCAATCCATGATTATCAAAAATACTTACGTTAATTACATTGGTTGTGAAGTTAAAACTAGTCGCAACTTCGCATGAATAAGATTGATTTGAGCTAGACCTAAATCTATTTCACCGTCTACAACAATTCCCGTATTTAAAAGACGGTCTAGTAGTTCTAGGACTGAAGGTTGAGTTCCCGGCTGACCAGGATAATAAGAGCCAGGTGAGGGTAAAAGAGTCCCAACATCTCCTAAATTTATATTCAAGTCTGCTGGGTCAATCTCAAAAATCTGACACAAATTTAAAACTTGTTCCTCTAACTTTTGCAAGCTTTCTGCTGCTCGCTCTAATTCAGATTCACTCAGGCATTCCTTTTCCATGCGCCGAATTACTTGCGCTTCCATCAGCTGACGTACAAGTTCCACTACAGTCAAAAGTAGAGGAACTAAACCCGCCTGGCTGTTAGCTTTAGAAGTGGTAGGTGGCAAGTTGGAAGAGTTTTCAACTGGAGTACAAACCATTGTCATGATGCCATCTACCTTTTCTAGTTATGAGTGCTGAGTGATGTTAGCGGTAGCGCGGCGTTTAGCCGGTGATGAGTGATGAGTTATGAGTCTAGATGTCAAACTGGGAATCATTTACCAATTTGACATTTGCCTCGTGTATTGGCTGGCAATCATTTTCAGTATTACTATCACTATTAACTGCTAATGTAACTGCCTCCTTTACATTGGCAGAGGTGAGTAAACGCAACTGTGTTTCTAAACTTTCCAGCCGTTGATGAAGTTGCTGGTTTTCCTCAATTAAATGTTGAGACTTACTACTGAGATAGGGGTCATTTTCCCACCAATTGATACCCATCTCACGCGCTTTATCAACGGAAGAAATTAACAGGCGAATGCGAATATGTATCAGTTCAGTTGAGGCGATAGATATAGAAATATCACCAGCAATCACAATTCCTTTATCTAAAACTCGTTCGAGAATATCTGCCAAGGTTGAACCTTGTGTAGATGTGGGCATAACTCGACTGGAGTTAGTTTGAGGACGTGTTGGCTGTAATGGGGTAGTAGTCACGATTAATTTGACTCTTCAATGGGATTTATACGGTTGTTAATCACTAAGCCTTGTTGCTGGATAGGCGCAGGATGTTCTTCAGTTGGCTGTTGCACAACTTCAGAATGGCCATTACTTAACGGAGAATCAGCCGCCACTGTTTCATCGGAAGCGACACGATGATGTGATTCCTCTATTCCTTGTATATGTAGGTGGTTGAGTAATTCTAAGAAAATTGTTGTAGCTTCGCTAGCAGACCAATTGGTGCGATTGAATAGCACATCTGCACAAATTTCTCGAAAATCTGTATTTTCTGGTAATACCAAAATATTGTGTTCCGCACATACTTTAGCAATCATTAAACAAGAGCGCAAACCGGAAGTCTTCTCTGCACCTGTACCCTGGCGGAATGCTCTAACTAACCGCACAATTAACTGTGCATCATCTCTAGAAATGCTAGTTTTATGAACTAATATCTCGGTTTGAGTTAGTTCATCTGGTTCTGGCATATTAATCGTTACCAACCTATCCATTAAAGCGTCCTGAGTGGAGTGGACTCCGCAGTATTCTTCTGGATTGGAGGTGAAAATAGCTCTAAAATGGGGATTAACGTGGAGGTATTCTGGCTGATTGCTACTAGGAGGAAGGGTGAGAATTTTTTCTTCTAAAGCTGATAGTAAGACGTTATTAACTTCAGGTCTGGAACGATTAAATTCGTCATAGACTAAGGTAAAACCTTCTCGACAAGCTAAAGTCAATCTAGAATCAACCCAAGTTTGTTTAAATTCGTCCTCAACTTTGAGAACGCTGTGAATGTAATTGTCCGTTAACTTTTTATGGGTGTAACCAGATTCACTGCCAATCAAATCAGAACTTTTAAATTCGTCATCACCGAAAAGTAACATGATTGGTCTATCTAAACAGTTAGCCAAGTGCATGGCTAAGGTTGTTTTACCTGCACCGGCTGGGCCACGTAAGTGAATAGCAAACCCTGATGTGAGATAACGCAACGCCCGCATTGCTACCTGCTCAATTGATGGTGTGACGACAAATTGCCCAGGACGAACACGAAGAACAGCTCTT from Nostoc sp. UHCC 0870 includes these protein-coding regions:
- the gvpN gene encoding gas vesicle protein GvpN; the encoded protein is MTITANHKKRAVLRVRPGQFVVTPSIEQVAMRALRYLTSGFAIHLRGPAGAGKTTLAMHLANCLDRPIMLLFGDDEFKSSDLIGSESGYTHKKLTDNYIHSVLKVEDEFKQTWVDSRLTLACREGFTLVYDEFNRSRPEVNNVLLSALEEKILTLPPSSNQPEYLHVNPHFRAIFTSNPEEYCGVHSTQDALMDRLVTINMPEPDELTQTEILVHKTSISRDDAQLIVRLVRAFRQGTGAEKTSGLRSCLMIAKVCAEHNILVLPENTDFREICADVLFNRTNWSASEATTIFLELLNHLHIQGIEESHHRVASDETVAADSPLSNGHSEVVQQPTEEHPAPIQQQGLVINNRINPIEESN
- a CDS encoding gas vesicle protein, with the translated sequence MTTTPLQPTRPQTNSSRVMPTSTQGSTLADILERVLDKGIVIAGDISISIASTELIHIRIRLLISSVDKAREMGINWWENDPYLSSKSQHLIEENQQLHQRLESLETQLRLLTSANVKEAVTLAVNSDSNTENDCQPIHEANVKLVNDSQFDI